The following proteins are co-located in the Polymorphospora rubra genome:
- a CDS encoding HAMP domain-containing sensor histidine kinase, translating into MTRRWRSLRARLALFGFLAIYAPALLLFGVVLATDTHTTTETRTGAPTVQNTTTYRSGWATWTVLALSPAAAALAWWWAGRAVRPIDQVRAVADDIQGADLNRRIALSHGPTEVAALASSFDAMLDRLQLSAETQRRLIEETSHELRVPLAVLMNNAEVLLAHPEPSVDDYRRGLERSRAAAERLAAVLDELLVDARGRARTIDRQPADLSAIVRAVVDDVDVLAATRGNSLSAAGAPAAVCPVDEPTVRRAIHNLVDNAVRYSPAGTAVDVTVEVLASEVAVVVTDHGPGIAAADQDRVFDRFWRGRPDLPGTGLGLAIARQIALAHGGNLTLTSPGPAGDGCVFRFTVRR; encoded by the coding sequence ATGACACGCCGGTGGCGGTCACTGCGGGCGCGGCTGGCCCTGTTCGGCTTCCTCGCCATCTACGCGCCGGCGCTGCTGCTGTTCGGCGTGGTCCTGGCCACCGACACGCACACCACGACCGAAACCCGTACCGGCGCCCCGACCGTGCAGAACACGACCACGTACCGGTCCGGCTGGGCCACCTGGACCGTGCTCGCGCTCAGCCCGGCCGCCGCCGCGCTCGCCTGGTGGTGGGCCGGCCGGGCGGTACGCCCGATCGACCAGGTCCGCGCGGTCGCCGACGACATCCAGGGCGCCGACCTGAACCGCCGGATCGCGCTGTCCCACGGCCCGACCGAGGTCGCCGCGCTCGCGTCGAGCTTCGACGCGATGCTCGACCGCCTGCAACTCTCCGCCGAGACCCAGCGGCGGCTGATCGAGGAAACCAGCCACGAACTGCGCGTACCGCTCGCGGTCCTGATGAACAACGCCGAGGTGCTGCTGGCGCACCCGGAGCCGTCCGTCGACGACTACCGGCGTGGCCTGGAGCGGTCCAGGGCGGCGGCCGAACGGCTCGCAGCCGTACTCGACGAACTGCTCGTCGACGCCCGCGGCCGGGCCCGCACCATCGACCGGCAGCCGGCCGACCTGTCCGCGATCGTCCGCGCCGTCGTCGACGACGTGGACGTCCTCGCCGCGACGAGAGGAAACAGCCTGTCGGCGGCCGGTGCGCCGGCGGCCGTCTGCCCGGTCGACGAGCCCACCGTCCGTCGGGCGATCCACAACCTGGTCGACAACGCCGTCCGCTATTCCCCGGCCGGCACCGCCGTCGACGTCACCGTCGAGGTGCTCGCGTCCGAGGTCGCCGTCGTGGTGACCGACCACGGGCCCGGTATCGCCGCCGCCGACCAGGACCGCGTCTTCGACCGGTTCTGGCGCGGCCGGCCCGACCTGCCCGGCACCGGCCTCGGTCTTGCCATCGCCCGCCAGATCGCCCTGGCCCACGGCGGAAACCTCACCCTGACCTCACCGGGGCCGGCCGGCGACGGCTGCGTCTTCCGGTTCACCGTACGCCGCTGA
- a CDS encoding DNRLRE domain-containing protein, with product MTSEISRVWALPDGTFRAEQHLAPVRARDASGDWVDVDLTLEVKPDGSVGPRAHAHHLRLSGARGVESDALVELGTGVDASELGWRGVLPAPVLDGQKATYAEVKPGVDLVVEVGRSGYEYYFLVKNAAAAAGMSSIAMPWRTGDGSTPESASGAGLRLRTASQSSVVVSQARMWDARVAPELSDHVHAADVDVSVVPSGSGTDLVLTPDESFFDDPLVEYPVTIDPTVTLRPAFDTFVQNTYSSDQSGANELRLGFSDDAAGGCGSPCRARSFLSFHHLGEYRGATVVSAKLYLWNKHSWSCRKMGWQAWRTDYVTHTVRWNSWPTWRELDGTSDMTKGYSGCGAGWVEVSVQKTFQHTFNTTNSSTANIGLRATDEDDHDGWKKFNSSEASSNTPYVEMVYSRTPNVPTGLTIDSCYTSCASPAAVRTGTPQIRATVSDPDGGVLRTEYEVFNSAGTTRLAASGNAVTGVSSGSARWWRIVPSAGGTLPPGTYQWRARACDSWTCGGYSGWFVFEVVPDDLTLPTVSATPYAEMSGGTWNGGPGQAGTFTFGPNGASSVTEYVYQLNGGDAVTVAAGTPQAEQLSANQQQISTGVTGFDPVNVNLARNTSLGHGSTDSLSVTPLASGGNAGGATGDTYATLGGDYGGMRVGMQAGKRYAISGWIYVPAATGLNPPGSTGATRGLRLIATYKVGTTFTEVASPKASVTDGWQRLSVAMTIPSTATEAFIRLYNGFNVGSGKTVYWDDLSVREVIGTSTVESITPTRDGLNVLSVQSRNSVGVSSDPKIYRFLVAPSSGAWHWHLDDNTGSTAASVPDTRPAALSGTGVSWTSPGRVGAGAVTLDGTGHLTTASPVLNTTAPAGFTVAVWARITDTEQSRTAISQDGVNTSMFRLGFRNDLDLNSDTEPDPAWCFTLTGSDSATPTETTACTTDYVAPATGSASSASTTPPPA from the coding sequence ATGACGTCGGAGATTTCGCGGGTGTGGGCGTTGCCGGACGGGACGTTTCGGGCGGAGCAGCATCTGGCGCCGGTGCGGGCGCGGGACGCGTCCGGTGACTGGGTCGATGTGGATCTGACGTTGGAGGTCAAGCCGGACGGCAGTGTGGGGCCGAGGGCGCACGCGCATCATCTGCGGTTGTCGGGTGCTCGTGGGGTGGAGTCGGATGCGCTGGTGGAACTCGGTACCGGGGTCGATGCGAGTGAGTTGGGGTGGCGGGGTGTGTTGCCGGCGCCGGTCCTCGATGGGCAGAAGGCGACCTATGCCGAGGTGAAGCCTGGTGTGGATCTGGTGGTCGAGGTCGGTAGGAGCGGTTACGAGTACTACTTCCTGGTGAAGAACGCGGCCGCGGCGGCGGGTATGTCGTCGATCGCGATGCCGTGGCGTACCGGGGACGGGTCGACGCCGGAGTCGGCTTCCGGGGCGGGGTTGCGGTTGCGGACGGCGTCGCAGTCGTCGGTGGTGGTGTCGCAGGCGCGGATGTGGGACGCGCGGGTGGCGCCGGAGTTGTCGGACCACGTGCACGCGGCGGATGTGGATGTGTCGGTGGTACCGAGCGGGTCGGGTACGGATCTGGTGCTGACGCCGGACGAGTCGTTCTTCGACGATCCGCTGGTGGAGTATCCGGTGACGATCGATCCAACGGTGACCCTGCGGCCGGCGTTCGACACGTTCGTGCAGAACACGTACTCCAGTGACCAATCGGGTGCGAACGAGTTGAGGTTGGGCTTCAGTGACGATGCCGCCGGCGGTTGTGGCAGCCCGTGCCGGGCGCGGTCGTTCCTGAGCTTCCACCACCTGGGCGAATATCGGGGTGCGACGGTGGTGTCGGCGAAACTTTACCTGTGGAACAAGCATTCGTGGTCGTGCAGGAAGATGGGTTGGCAGGCGTGGCGCACGGACTACGTGACGCACACGGTGCGGTGGAACAGTTGGCCGACGTGGCGGGAGTTGGATGGCACGTCGGACATGACGAAGGGCTATTCGGGGTGTGGCGCCGGCTGGGTCGAGGTGTCGGTGCAGAAGACGTTCCAGCACACCTTCAACACCACCAACTCGTCGACCGCGAACATCGGGCTGCGGGCGACGGACGAGGACGATCACGACGGGTGGAAGAAGTTCAACTCCTCGGAGGCGTCGTCGAACACCCCGTACGTCGAGATGGTGTACAGCCGTACCCCGAACGTGCCGACCGGGTTGACGATCGACTCCTGCTACACCTCCTGCGCCTCACCGGCGGCGGTCCGGACGGGTACGCCCCAGATCAGGGCGACGGTCTCCGACCCCGACGGTGGGGTGCTGCGGACCGAGTACGAGGTGTTCAACAGCGCGGGGACGACGCGGCTGGCGGCGTCCGGTAACGCGGTGACCGGTGTGTCGTCCGGGTCGGCGCGGTGGTGGCGGATCGTGCCGTCGGCCGGCGGGACACTGCCACCGGGCACGTATCAGTGGCGGGCGAGGGCCTGCGACAGTTGGACCTGCGGCGGCTATTCGGGCTGGTTCGTGTTCGAGGTGGTGCCCGACGACCTGACTCTGCCGACCGTGTCGGCCACCCCGTACGCGGAGATGTCAGGCGGGACCTGGAACGGCGGTCCGGGGCAGGCGGGCACGTTCACGTTCGGGCCGAACGGCGCCTCGAGCGTCACCGAGTACGTCTACCAACTCAACGGCGGCGACGCGGTGACGGTGGCGGCGGGCACCCCGCAGGCCGAGCAACTGTCGGCCAACCAGCAGCAGATCTCCACCGGCGTGACCGGCTTCGACCCGGTCAACGTCAACCTGGCCCGCAACACCAGCCTCGGCCACGGCTCCACCGACTCACTGTCGGTCACCCCGCTGGCGTCGGGTGGCAACGCTGGTGGCGCGACGGGTGACACCTACGCCACCCTCGGCGGCGACTACGGCGGCATGCGCGTCGGCATGCAGGCCGGGAAACGGTACGCGATCAGCGGCTGGATCTACGTCCCGGCCGCGACCGGCCTCAACCCGCCCGGCTCCACCGGCGCCACCCGCGGCCTGCGCCTGATCGCCACCTACAAGGTCGGCACGACCTTCACCGAGGTCGCCTCACCGAAAGCCTCCGTCACCGACGGATGGCAGCGACTCTCCGTCGCCATGACCATCCCGTCGACGGCGACCGAAGCGTTCATCCGCCTCTACAACGGCTTCAACGTCGGCTCCGGCAAAACCGTCTACTGGGACGACCTGTCCGTACGCGAGGTCATCGGCACCAGCACCGTCGAATCGATCACCCCGACCCGCGACGGCCTCAACGTCCTGTCCGTACAGTCCCGCAACTCCGTCGGAGTCAGCTCGGACCCGAAGATCTACCGGTTCCTGGTCGCTCCGAGCAGCGGCGCCTGGCACTGGCACCTGGACGACAACACCGGCAGCACCGCAGCCTCGGTTCCCGACACCCGCCCGGCAGCCCTCAGCGGCACCGGCGTGTCCTGGACCAGCCCGGGCCGGGTCGGCGCCGGCGCCGTCACTCTCGACGGCACCGGCCACCTGACCACCGCCTCGCCGGTACTGAACACCACCGCCCCCGCCGGGTTCACCGTCGCCGTCTGGGCCCGGATCACCGACACCGAACAGTCCCGCACCGCCATCTCCCAGGACGGCGTCAACACCTCGATGTTCCGCCTCGGGTTCCGCAACGACCTCGACCTCAACAGCGACACCGAGCCCGACCCCGCCTGGTGCTTCACCCTCACCGGCTCCGACTCGGCCACCCCGACCGAAACCACCGCCTGCACCACCGACTACGTCGCCCCGGCGACTGGGTCAGCCTCGTCGGCATCTACGACCCCACCGCCGGCCTGA